Proteins encoded together in one Streptomyces sp. NA04227 window:
- a CDS encoding carbamoyltransferase C-terminal domain-containing protein — protein MALIAGFSEGFHDAALCLLDDTVIVHASHSERYSKEKGDRWLHPTQLELMKQAETTAYYERPWLKATRRLYSGQKLARRRTPADVCFSHHETHAAAGYYTAPFDDCNILVVDAIGEWDTISIWDNMRKIRSWKYPYSLGLLYSAITKRVGLQPNSDEYITMGMAAYGEPRYDLSFLLEENLHLGCDDLYPDARPEDLAASVQKLFEEKLLELVALCPKENLVLMGGCALNCVANSRIQGKNLWIMPNPGDAGSALGAAALVRRAKLQWVDPYLGTQLPRANPSDIVKELLANKVCGVASEKAEFGPRALGNRSLLADCRYDVKDTVNNIKRRQLFRPFAPAILEEFASEYFTGPMNEYMQFTSRALHDYSSVTHVDGTARVQVVKKDCSSVLRHVLEEWYEATGVPMLLNTSLNIKGEPIVDSAHDAQRFTEKYGVNVF, from the coding sequence TTGGCCCTCATCGCAGGCTTTTCCGAAGGCTTTCATGATGCGGCACTGTGCCTGCTCGACGACACGGTGATCGTTCATGCCTCACACAGCGAGCGCTACTCCAAGGAAAAGGGGGACCGCTGGCTGCACCCGACGCAACTCGAACTCATGAAACAGGCCGAGACCACCGCCTACTACGAGCGGCCGTGGCTCAAGGCCACCAGACGCCTGTATTCAGGACAGAAGCTCGCACGGCGACGCACGCCCGCTGACGTCTGCTTCTCCCATCATGAGACGCACGCCGCCGCGGGGTACTACACAGCGCCATTCGATGACTGCAACATCCTGGTTGTCGATGCGATCGGCGAGTGGGACACGATCTCCATATGGGACAACATGCGGAAGATCCGCAGTTGGAAATATCCCTACTCGCTCGGTCTCCTGTACTCGGCGATCACCAAGCGAGTCGGCCTTCAGCCGAACTCGGACGAGTACATCACCATGGGAATGGCAGCCTACGGTGAGCCGCGCTACGACCTGAGTTTCCTCCTCGAGGAGAATCTGCATCTCGGGTGCGATGATCTGTACCCTGACGCCCGGCCCGAGGACCTGGCGGCATCCGTGCAGAAGCTCTTCGAGGAGAAGCTGCTGGAGCTGGTCGCTCTCTGTCCGAAAGAGAACCTGGTACTCATGGGTGGCTGCGCCCTGAATTGCGTTGCCAACTCGCGAATACAGGGAAAGAACCTCTGGATCATGCCCAACCCGGGTGACGCCGGCAGTGCCCTGGGCGCTGCGGCACTGGTTCGGCGTGCCAAGCTGCAATGGGTCGATCCCTATCTGGGGACGCAGCTGCCGAGGGCAAATCCATCGGACATAGTCAAGGAACTACTTGCCAACAAAGTGTGTGGCGTCGCTTCGGAGAAGGCAGAGTTCGGACCGAGGGCGCTCGGTAACCGGAGCTTGCTCGCCGACTGTCGTTACGACGTCAAAGACACCGTGAACAACATCAAGCGCCGTCAGCTCTTCCGGCCGTTCGCTCCGGCAATTCTCGAAGAGTTCGCCAGTGAATACTTCACTGGTCCCATGAACGAGTACATGCAGTTCACGAGCCGTGCGTTGCACGACTATTCGAGCGTCACGCACGTCGACGGAACTGCTCGTGTCCAAGTCGTCAAGAAGGACTGCTCGTCGGTTCTGCGCCACGTACTCGAGGAATGGTACGAGGCGACCGGTGTCCCGATGCTTCTGAATACCTCGCTCAACATCAAGGGCGAACCGATAGTCGACTCTGCCCACGATGCTCAGAGGTTCACAGAGAAATACGGAGTCAATGTCTTCTAA
- a CDS encoding amidinotransferase, which translates to MRDAGKKYEGSQVSSYTEWDPLEEVIVGILDDARFPQWHPSLEPVIPTQQHETFRQRGGEEFPPEIVKAANEELEEFVRILEGEGVTVRRPEPIPQGQLYSTGAWATTGMYAAMPRDTILVVGEKIIECPMAWRSRYYENLAYRPLLKEYFHNGAQWIAGPKPELTDEMFDLDWKEPAEGEPTRFAITEFEPTFDAADFLRLGRDIIGQKSNVTNEFGIEWLRRTLGDEFRVSVFEFNDTHPMHIDATLAPLAPGKLLINPERVPEVPKMFRNWEVRAAPAPIMPDAQPLYMTSKWINMNILMLDEQRVIVEAQDEPMIQFFKEWGFTPIPCNFRNFNSFGGSFHCATLDVRRSGSLETYVD; encoded by the coding sequence ATGCGAGATGCAGGGAAGAAGTACGAAGGTAGTCAGGTCAGTTCCTACACCGAATGGGACCCGCTGGAGGAGGTGATTGTCGGAATCCTGGACGATGCGCGCTTCCCGCAATGGCATCCGTCTTTGGAGCCGGTGATACCTACCCAACAGCACGAGACGTTCCGTCAGCGCGGGGGTGAGGAGTTCCCGCCGGAGATCGTCAAGGCCGCCAACGAGGAACTCGAAGAATTCGTCCGGATTCTGGAGGGCGAGGGCGTCACCGTCCGCCGCCCCGAGCCGATCCCGCAAGGGCAGCTCTACTCGACGGGCGCATGGGCGACCACCGGGATGTATGCCGCGATGCCGCGCGACACCATCCTGGTAGTGGGCGAAAAGATCATCGAATGCCCCATGGCCTGGCGTTCGCGCTACTACGAGAACCTGGCCTATCGCCCTCTGCTCAAGGAGTACTTCCACAACGGGGCGCAGTGGATCGCCGGTCCCAAGCCGGAACTCACGGACGAGATGTTCGACCTCGACTGGAAAGAGCCTGCGGAGGGCGAGCCGACACGCTTCGCGATAACCGAGTTCGAACCCACCTTCGATGCTGCCGACTTCCTCCGCCTCGGGCGCGACATCATCGGACAGAAGAGCAACGTCACCAATGAGTTCGGCATCGAGTGGCTGCGCCGCACCCTGGGTGATGAGTTCCGGGTCAGTGTCTTTGAATTCAATGACACCCACCCCATGCACATCGACGCCACGCTGGCTCCGCTGGCACCGGGCAAGTTGCTCATCAACCCCGAGCGCGTGCCCGAGGTCCCGAAGATGTTCAGGAACTGGGAGGTGCGGGCTGCGCCCGCGCCGATCATGCCTGATGCGCAGCCGCTCTACATGACGAGCAAGTGGATCAACATGAACATCCTCATGCTCGACGAGCAGCGCGTCATCGTGGAGGCTCAGGACGAGCCGATGATCCAGTTCTTCAAGGAATGGGGATTCACTCCGATTCCTTGCAACTTCCGGAACTTCAACAGCTTCGGCGGCTCCTTCCACTGCGCCACCCTGGATGTGCGCCGATCAGGTTCGCTCGAGACATATGTCGACTGA
- a CDS encoding thioesterase II family protein encodes MSTEHPILKNLTPGRPVSLCTVVCFPYAGGGARVFRGWQRQLSPLVNAFAVQLPGREERLSEAPESDAERVVAELCTAIEPVATSKVILFGHSLGAVLAARVAQELLGDRIESDAVLFVSGRRSPWSGPVSSEARGLADSELLERLRSEGGPRAELASNGEFAQLMLPALKADLHLSDAAHGIREQGVRIPVIGLYGRHDEGTPPSYVRPWSRFTTGGFRSVEIDGDHFFVETKASDVVEIVDATARSLIGL; translated from the coding sequence ATGTCGACTGAGCACCCCATACTGAAGAACCTGACCCCCGGCCGCCCGGTGTCCCTGTGCACGGTTGTCTGCTTTCCCTATGCGGGCGGCGGGGCTCGGGTCTTTCGTGGCTGGCAGCGGCAACTGTCACCACTGGTGAACGCCTTCGCGGTCCAACTACCGGGTCGCGAGGAGAGGCTGTCGGAAGCACCCGAGTCCGACGCCGAGCGAGTGGTCGCCGAACTGTGCACGGCGATCGAACCTGTCGCCACATCGAAGGTCATACTCTTCGGCCACAGCCTTGGCGCCGTGCTCGCGGCCCGGGTGGCGCAGGAGTTGCTGGGAGACCGGATTGAGTCCGACGCGGTGCTCTTCGTATCCGGGCGGCGCTCCCCATGGAGCGGTCCGGTGTCGTCGGAGGCGCGGGGGCTTGCGGACAGTGAACTCCTCGAACGGCTCAGGTCCGAGGGAGGGCCCAGGGCCGAACTGGCGTCCAACGGGGAGTTCGCCCAGCTGATGCTCCCCGCGCTGAAGGCCGATCTGCACCTCTCGGATGCGGCGCACGGAATCCGTGAGCAGGGTGTGCGGATTCCGGTCATCGGTCTCTACGGTCGGCACGATGAGGGTACGCCGCCAAGTTACGTCCGGCCGTGGTCGCGATTTACAACGGGTGGTTTTCGCAGCGTCGAGATCGACGGTGACCATTTCTTCGTCGAGACGAAAGCATCAGACGTAGTCGAAATCGTCGATGCAACGGCTCGTAGTTTGATCGGGCTCTGA
- a CDS encoding non-ribosomal peptide synthetase: protein MNSEDRRVELSFGQRRLWLADQVAPGSLAYSTPFILRLRGRVRPDVLRACLSEVVRRHEVLRTTFVVESGVPVQVVGAPFEVGLPVVDCRGGGRGAVDSAIREELSVPFDLARGPLLRGCLILVDEDDSVLVLNMHHIAVDGWSVGVLQDELLALYPALCRGEAAPLAELPVQYADYALWQVGELAGERRRELESFWRERLAGAPAYMRLPYDREPAAGAGWEGDTHSFTLDAELVAGLRVLAREEGCTPFMVLLAGYKVLLHRLTGETDIVVATPVAGRNHPSLDQLIGFFVNNLVLRTDLGGGAGFREVLRRVRETVLEAQDHQDLPFDMVVAATRPPRKPDRTPYLQATLVHQPEPVSEYRIGDLVATPTQAPLPGAPVDLVFSVFEGTSTDIQVNYRSDLFDADSVKSISDQFVEVLRQGVSGDKGADRDLRALESAEQPASVLVGPTRPDLLNLDLEKALDAVAHRQPDATALQSAGDSLTYSELIAASDEVAASLRAAGIGRGHVVGISLEPGLALVVVLVATVRIGAAYMCLDTAAPEERNAWLLDDAGCSVVVSHTGESAPNEWASLAYDRFSEERRPWSGGDDFPASKRPAYIVYTSGSTGEPKGVVLVHDAVCNWALGMGEAMGVGPRTNLAQLAAPSFDVMSAEVWMALLTGARLSVIPRHERRGASVTAEALRREGVTLYMGTPGPLTVIEPDDVPLIDKIVVGGDVLSDTLVKKWLPQADVGQVYGASEGTMSTTIGVLDAGSPANRAGRPLPNTSIHILSETLEPLPMGTVGEIFICGVGVGQEYFERRALTAEKFLPDPFSGEPGSRMYRTGDLGRISPGGELEFIGRCDDMVKIRGVRVEPAEVEAAISALAGVSACAVAADKDKHGATILRAYVIMKDPTIDERSLRALTETALPASMIPHSIVYVDSFPLTTNGKVDRASLLEISPAEAKSGGRESLSEAMNIVLDVWEEVLGHSPIAVSDNFFELGGDSLGAIRIIARLEPAFSVQIEFSEFLRNATAHGLLRHIEGLRGVGAKTAPLPRTSPSSKAELSFGQRRLWLADQVAPGSLAYSTPFILRLRGRVRPDVLRACLSEVVRRHEVLRTTFVVESGVPVQVVGAPFEVGLPVVDCRGGGRGAVDSAIREELSVPFDLARGPLLRGCLILVDEDDSVLVLNMHHIAVDGWSVGVLQDELLALYPALCRGEAAPLAELPVQYADYALWQVGELAGERRRELESFWRERLAGAPAYMRLPYDREPAAGAGWEGDTHSFTLDAELVAGLRVLAREEGCTPFMVLLAGYKVLLHRLTGETDIVVATPVAGRNHPSLDQLIGFFVNNLVLRTDLGGGAGFREVLRRVRETVLEAQDHQDLPFDMVVAATRPPRKLDRTPYTEVWFALSRSHHFEKELEDISVSNEDYTQGRDSVRHDFTLDVCADEDTMQATLLCRDGMYSRAEIAQLMALWKEILVGGLRAPDRPIRELIAD, encoded by the coding sequence TTGAACTCGGAAGACCGCAGGGTCGAGTTGTCGTTCGGGCAGCGTCGGTTGTGGCTTGCCGATCAGGTTGCGCCGGGGAGTTTGGCTTACAGCACTCCGTTCATTTTGCGGTTGCGGGGGCGGGTGCGTCCTGATGTGTTGCGGGCGTGTTTGAGTGAGGTTGTCCGGCGGCACGAGGTGTTGCGGACGACGTTTGTTGTGGAGAGTGGCGTTCCGGTTCAGGTGGTGGGTGCGCCGTTCGAGGTGGGTCTTCCGGTTGTGGACTGTCGTGGTGGGGGTCGGGGGGCGGTGGATTCGGCGATTCGTGAAGAGTTGTCGGTGCCGTTCGATCTGGCGCGGGGTCCTTTGTTGCGGGGTTGTCTGATCCTGGTTGATGAGGATGACAGTGTGTTGGTGCTGAATATGCATCACATTGCTGTTGATGGTTGGTCTGTTGGTGTTCTGCAGGATGAGTTGCTGGCTCTTTATCCGGCGTTGTGCCGGGGGGAGGCGGCGCCTTTGGCGGAGTTGCCGGTGCAGTATGCCGATTATGCGCTGTGGCAGGTGGGGGAGCTTGCGGGGGAGCGTCGGCGGGAGTTGGAGTCGTTTTGGCGTGAACGGCTTGCGGGGGCGCCTGCGTATATGAGGTTGCCGTATGACCGGGAGCCGGCGGCGGGTGCGGGGTGGGAAGGGGATACGCACAGTTTCACGCTGGATGCGGAACTGGTCGCGGGGTTGCGTGTGTTGGCGCGTGAGGAGGGGTGTACTCCCTTCATGGTGTTGCTTGCCGGGTACAAGGTGTTGTTGCATCGCTTGACCGGTGAGACGGACATTGTGGTGGCGACGCCGGTTGCGGGGCGGAATCATCCGTCGTTGGACCAGCTCATCGGGTTCTTCGTCAACAACCTGGTGTTGCGTACTGATCTCGGTGGCGGGGCCGGTTTTCGTGAGGTGCTGCGGCGAGTGCGGGAGACCGTTCTCGAGGCGCAGGATCATCAGGATCTGCCCTTCGACATGGTGGTGGCCGCTACCCGCCCACCACGCAAACCCGATCGGACCCCATACCTTCAGGCAACGCTCGTTCACCAGCCGGAACCGGTGTCCGAGTACCGCATCGGCGACCTCGTGGCCACACCGACCCAGGCACCACTGCCGGGTGCCCCGGTGGACCTGGTCTTCTCCGTTTTCGAGGGAACCTCCACAGATATCCAGGTCAACTACCGAAGTGACCTGTTCGACGCCGACTCGGTGAAATCGATCAGTGACCAGTTCGTCGAAGTGCTGCGTCAGGGCGTGTCCGGCGACAAGGGAGCGGACCGCGACCTACGAGCCCTGGAGAGCGCGGAGCAGCCCGCCTCCGTCCTCGTCGGTCCGACACGGCCCGATCTGCTGAACCTCGACCTCGAGAAGGCGTTGGACGCCGTTGCCCATCGGCAGCCGGATGCGACCGCGCTGCAGAGCGCGGGTGACAGCCTGACGTACTCCGAACTGATCGCGGCGAGCGATGAGGTGGCCGCTTCCCTGCGAGCCGCGGGGATCGGCAGGGGGCACGTGGTCGGAATCTCCCTGGAACCAGGGCTCGCCCTGGTGGTCGTCCTGGTCGCCACCGTGCGTATCGGCGCGGCGTACATGTGTCTGGACACGGCTGCGCCCGAGGAGCGCAATGCCTGGCTGCTCGATGACGCCGGATGCTCCGTCGTGGTGTCGCACACCGGTGAATCGGCACCCAATGAGTGGGCGTCCCTCGCCTATGACCGGTTCTCCGAAGAACGAAGGCCGTGGAGCGGCGGGGACGACTTTCCCGCATCCAAGCGTCCGGCGTACATCGTTTACACCTCCGGTTCCACTGGGGAACCGAAGGGCGTTGTCCTCGTGCACGACGCGGTGTGCAACTGGGCACTGGGGATGGGCGAGGCCATGGGCGTCGGCCCTCGGACGAACCTTGCCCAGCTGGCTGCCCCGTCGTTCGACGTCATGTCCGCAGAGGTGTGGATGGCGTTGCTGACCGGCGCCAGGCTCAGCGTCATACCTCGGCACGAGCGACGCGGTGCGAGCGTTACCGCCGAGGCCTTGAGGCGTGAGGGTGTCACGCTCTACATGGGCACACCCGGACCGCTCACCGTGATCGAGCCCGACGACGTGCCGTTGATCGACAAGATCGTCGTGGGCGGCGACGTCCTGTCGGACACCCTGGTCAAGAAGTGGCTGCCGCAGGCGGACGTGGGCCAGGTGTACGGAGCCAGCGAAGGCACCATGTCCACGACGATCGGCGTACTTGACGCGGGCTCACCAGCCAATCGGGCCGGCCGGCCGCTGCCCAACACGTCCATCCACATCCTGTCGGAGACGCTGGAGCCGTTGCCCATGGGGACGGTGGGCGAGATTTTCATCTGTGGCGTCGGTGTAGGCCAGGAGTACTTCGAGCGACGGGCCCTGACCGCGGAGAAGTTCCTGCCCGACCCGTTCAGCGGCGAACCCGGCAGCCGTATGTACCGCACCGGCGATCTGGGCCGTATATCGCCCGGCGGTGAACTGGAGTTCATCGGTCGTTGCGACGACATGGTCAAGATCCGGGGTGTCCGGGTCGAGCCCGCAGAGGTCGAAGCGGCCATCAGTGCCCTTGCCGGGGTATCCGCCTGTGCGGTGGCCGCGGACAAGGACAAACACGGCGCAACGATTCTCCGCGCATACGTGATCATGAAGGACCCGACGATTGATGAAAGGTCACTGCGCGCGCTCACGGAAACCGCTCTTCCCGCCAGCATGATCCCGCATTCGATCGTGTACGTCGATTCCTTCCCGCTGACCACGAATGGGAAGGTCGATCGCGCCAGCTTGCTGGAGATCTCGCCCGCGGAAGCGAAGAGCGGTGGCAGGGAATCCCTTTCCGAGGCAATGAACATTGTTCTCGACGTGTGGGAGGAAGTTCTCGGTCACAGCCCCATCGCAGTGTCCGACAACTTCTTCGAACTCGGCGGCGACTCGCTGGGAGCGATCCGGATCATCGCCAGGTTGGAGCCGGCGTTCTCGGTGCAGATCGAGTTCTCCGAATTCCTGAGGAACGCTACTGCGCATGGCCTCCTCCGCCACATCGAGGGATTGCGGGGAGTGGGTGCCAAGACCGCACCCCTGCCGAGGACTTCGCCATCCTCCAAGGCCGAGTTGTCGTTCGGGCAGCGTCGGTTGTGGCTTGCCGATCAGGTTGCGCCGGGGAGTTTGGCTTACAGCACTCCGTTCATTTTGCGGTTGCGGGGGCGGGTGCGTCCTGATGTGTTGCGGGCGTGTTTGAGTGAGGTTGTCCGGCGGCACGAGGTGTTGCGGACGACGTTTGTTGTGGAGAGTGGCGTTCCGGTTCAGGTGGTGGGTGCGCCGTTCGAGGTGGGTCTTCCGGTTGTGGACTGTCGTGGTGGGGGTCGGGGGGCGGTGGATTCGGCGATTCGTGAAGAGTTGTCGGTGCCGTTCGATCTGGCGCGGGGTCCTTTGTTGCGGGGTTGTCTGATCCTGGTTGATGAGGATGACAGTGTGTTGGTGCTGAATATGCATCACATTGCTGTTGATGGTTGGTCTGTTGGTGTTCTGCAGGATGAGTTGCTGGCTCTTTATCCGGCGTTGTGCCGGGGGGAGGCGGCGCCTTTGGCGGAGTTGCCGGTGCAGTATGCCGATTATGCGCTGTGGCAGGTGGGGGAGCTTGCGGGGGAGCGTCGGCGGGAGTTGGAGTCGTTTTGGCGTGAACGGCTTGCGGGGGCGCCTGCGTATATGAGGTTGCCGTATGACCGGGAGCCGGCGGCGGGTGCGGGGTGGGAAGGGGATACGCACAGTTTCACGCTGGATGCGGAACTGGTCGCGGGGTTGCGTGTGTTGGCGCGTGAGGAGGGGTGTACTCCCTTCATGGTGTTGCTTGCCGGGTACAAGGTGTTGTTGCATCGCTTGACCGGTGAGACGGACATTGTGGTGGCGACGCCGGTTGCGGGGCGGAATCATCCGTCGTTGGACCAGCTCATCGGGTTCTTCGTCAACAACCTGGTGTTGCGTACTGATCTCGGTGGCGGGGCCGGTTTTCGTGAGGTGCTGCGGCGAGTGCGGGAGACCGTTCTCGAGGCGCAGGATCATCAGGATCTGCCCTTCGACATGGTCGTGGCCGCTACCCGCCCACCACGCAAACTCGACCGGACCCCGTACACGGAAGTCTGGTTCGCTTTGAGCCGAAGTCATCATTTCGAAAAAGAACTGGAAGACATCTCGGTCTCGAACGAGGACTACACACAAGGCCGCGACAGTGTTCGGCACGACTTCACTCTCGATGTGTGCGCAGACGAAGACACCATGCAAGCCACGCTCTTGTGCCGTGACGGAATGTACTCCCGGGCAGAGATCGCGCAATTGATGGCTCTGTGGAAAGAAATTCTCGTTGGCGGCCTCCGTGCGCCGGACCGCCCGATACGTGAACTTATCGCCGACTAG